Part of the Toxotes jaculatrix isolate fToxJac2 chromosome 1, fToxJac2.pri, whole genome shotgun sequence genome, tcatggaaattgctgacagagaaaaaaaaccacagaatatcaccagacttcTTATTTCAATGCTGCGACGTACCATTTGTATCTACCGCATACAGGACACTGTTTACTCAACAAACCGCCAACAAATAGCTGCAGATGTGAGCTTCTCAACATtcacaccagaaaaaaaaaacacttcttaaAACATAAGCAGCTAACTTTTGGTTGCTCACAAACTTACTATCGTGCAATGCGGTTCTTGTTAGATGTTATAAACgcgttttttttctggcttccacttgacaactgaaaaaaaaaaactcattaacTTAAGAGTTGCAATCTGGTGCACATTGCTCGCCAAAGGTTTGAGCTACTGCAGCATCCCTGCAGGAGAATCTGCGAGCACTCTCAGGCTGCCTGACAGACCGGCTGCCGCTCCGAGCTTTCTGGAAACTGTGCGTAATTGCCTACATTAAcgaacaaaaaataaactgcGAGGagaaataaacattagagaagAGTTTCCGCGGTAAGAAATGATGCTCACCCCGCACTTCTCTGTTCCTTTCCCTCCCGGTGGAGATGGTCCCTGCCTCGTGCGCAGCGCTGTCCGTTCCTCTGGCGGCGAGCGGAGCGGCCAGCTGCTGCCTTCACGTGCTGTCGGAAACAGAGCGGGCGTGTGATGGTCAACAAAAAGTTTGCAGGACAAACTGTTTCCTCTttggaatttctttttttacatctgTGCCTTTAacatgtcgtttttttttttttttttactttttccccttttagcttcaagtttttatgttttgatcaTTGTGTAAACCACTGTTTGACCTTGTTTTGCAACGTGATGCATAAATAAAGTTTGctgtaagtattttttttactgatgatgatgacaaataACTATccatttcatcctttcataaaACAGCCCATTTCTGTTATCCTAGGCAGTGAAAGTTTGTGATGGACATCTGCCACTATTTTCTCATCACTATTTTATAGATGAACAGAATTAACTGAAAAGATAAATAACAGATTTATTGATAAGTGTTAATGAAAGCCAATTCTTAAGTGAGAGCATTAAAAagtcatttgaaaatgtcatcttGGACAGCGGGAACTTGTAACAGACATTTTCTTGCTATTTTCTATCATTTTATAGGTCAAATGActcatcaagaaaataatcaacaatgaaaatagACTTATAAATAAACTTGTAAAGTTAAGTTTCCCAGACTCTTTGGCAGAATCATTGACAAAGTAGTAAAATTATTCCTTTGTCATAGGCAGACGTATTAGTAGTGgttttttgtggatttttttctgatatGCAAGGAAAGTTAAACTGGGTCCATTTTTAATCACAACCCAATGAACTGCTATGAACTTACCCAGTCGGAGTGGGTGCTTTAATTTACGAGGAGCACGTAAAGGCAGCATCAGGGTCCCACTCGCTTTCTCTCACATCCGTAACATTACGTCACTGGATGCTTCGAGCTCCGCCGTTCTCTCCCAACATCCTTGAAGGCGCCCGTCGGTTTCCATGGTGACTCACGGCAAGGAGAGCTTTACCGCCACCTAGCGCCGAAACAGACAGGTCAACGACAGGATGCGGAGCCTCTGCAGCTGTATTCTGAAAGCGGGCACTGCATTTATTTGCTAACTTTAGTTATTAGTGTCTTCGCAGattcagataaataaatatatttatggaaaacaaacagcGCAGTGGTggaaatttaaaatgattcatCAACAGCACGAGAGGACTGAGCAGTTAGGAGGCGTCAGAGTAAACATTCACTATTACTCACACATCTTACGCTCCGTTGAATTATGTATGTGCCCTGTCACCAGTGAACACAACAGAACATTTGTACATGGCAGCTTCATTATTTACCCAGAAACCCTGAAACCAACCAGCGCTCCTGTGTTGGAACAATAGCCCACCTGGCCCCAGCCCCCAACTAGATTTTAACACAGGTCCCATCTACAAACCACGGCCACAAAATGAGCTAATACTTCAGGACctgtgttatttgatattgtacTTCAGGGGTGCTCATTCCACCCAAATTTGCAATTCATCAAATTACCAAAACCCACTGACAGACTGTTAAGCAAGGACATTTAGGGGGGACCCATGGGAACTCTTGGGGACCCTGGGGCAGTTGACTGTATTGCCTGCctggtaatccagccttgatCAACACCTCTCCATCCCTCCGCCTTCCATTTCTTATTTTGTGCTGTTGCTGAAATGTTTCCTGTAAGCCACTAAACATCCTTGCAGAAATGACCCAGTGCAGCAGCTTTAATCAAACAGCTCTGTTAATTTGAGTATTTACTGTATAATGTGGCATCTGAAAATGCCAAGAAtagttttactctttttacGCTTTTTAGTTTAAAATTCACTCTTTGTGTTTGACCAGACAGAGTTGAGTTGCAGAGGAAGAGTAAAGCCTCCTGTTAGATTCAGATAAACCTCTgaattcacatttgagaaggaAGACTGAGTAAAGTGCATTAGTAAAGAATCAGTACCTGAGTACTTACTCCACCTCTGTCCTACTGTAGATCCGGGCTGGAGACGTAGGACTCTTGGTGTCTCCTGTCTGGGCCCGCCTCTCTCCTCCGTGCAGGAAGTGCGGGGCTGGAGCTGGGCTGACGTGAGCAGCATGCTCAGACTGGGCGGGCCAAACGCTGGTGGTCACCCGCACAACTGGGAAAACTTTTCTCCACTGTAGTAAAGTTGACCAAGGTACAGGCCACCGCTTACAAGCAGGGTGGGCATTAGGGATCGGAGACCCGCGCAGCTTTTATGTGTTTACTTAGCCGCTTTGTGCGCGGAGATCTGTGATCTTGCGTTAAAAATCCACCTTTTGAAGCTGGAATTCACAACACGTTACCGCGAGGATGAGGAGATTCCTCTGAGCACGGCTTATATCGTGGATTTTGGTGAGTCTACACATATTTGTGAACTTTATCcagcttttaaaaaagaagagagagaagaagaagaagaagaaaagtgttTGGTTTAAGTAGTGCTGTGGTTTCGGTGTCGCTGGGTTACCGCCTCCTCACTGTAAACCGATTCACACGCAGGCCCGTGTAACTTAAGCTACAGTTGTTATCGCTTCTTTAAAGCTTTTGAATAGAGCCGGGGTAGAGCCGCTGGTGTGTGGGTTACGTTTCTGGATTGTCCGGTTTTTCCGTGCTTCGGTGACTGAGTTGACTTTTAGCCCTGAACCGTATCAGACAGGCGGGCTCCCGTAGCTACGTGACAGAGACAAACGGTTAGCCGCTGTGAGACCGGGTCCCCTCAAACATAAAGCGGCGTTTTCCTCGTAACGTTAGTGACGATTCGCCACAAGCGTTTTCGGTTTAAAGCGAGCCGCCGCTGTTACCGCACACACGGTTCCGCGCCAAGGATTTCAAAAACAGATTACCTGCGCGGGACAACCTTAACTTCCGCTACGCTGCCTGGCGCCGCGCTCCCATTGGCTGCCTCCCGCGAAAAGGGCGGCACCGCTGCGTCCGTTGGGCCCGAGGATTCGATGGAAGGCACGTCAGTTACCGCCAATAtcattgctgtgttttgattagATTTAACCGGATATTTCTGATCAATACCGCCACCCCGGGCGAGACAGGGCGCGATGTAGATGATCTGTGGGGGTTAATCTGATCTGTCCACCGGTATATTATTTAACTCAGGGCTGTCACGCGGGAATAAAAATGTTGGTGCACGACAAATGTGTTGCGCTCAAAAAGCGGTAAGGCTGAGTCCCTGGTTAGTGTTCTGCTGAAATAATGAATGAGCAGCGTTCATTAACTTATAATCACGGACTTAAATTAATTACTACGGCAGACAAAGTGGAATAATGTAGGAAGCTTTCAGATGagcatgtttaaagtttgttaGGTGGAATAAATGTTAGCTAGTATAAGTTATAGCAATGGTAGGAGGGTattataaagtttttttttgtatatattatAACATGTACTCTTTAAATTCTTATGCTAAGGTGGACAATGTCAAGTACAACGCCTGAATGTCAAAACCTGACCCAAAAATCTCTTTCAAAGGTCAGTAAGTACAGAGGACTTTAAATGTTTGTCAGATATGATTTGTTCTCTTGTTTTTAATGAGAAATACCCCAGAGACAATACCTCAGCAGGAATGAATGGGCTTGTATCTTAATCattaatttttctgtttccccTTTCGCTGACTAGGATGATGGCTTTGTAGCACCCCAGGTTCTGGTAACTACCCCAAAGAAATTATTTGGCACGTGTGCGGTGTCAGCGGAGAACCAGCAGACCATGGGTCCCCTTACTACACctaaaaaaggaagagaagtaGGTTCTATTGATCCCTGGACGCCGACCTCCAACCTTAAAATGCTCATCAGTGCTGCTAGTCCTGATATAAGGAACCGAGAGAAGGAACTGTGCATGGACAACGACGGGCGGGAAGGTCTTGACTGTACACcggtacaaaaaaaatcctagCTTTAACACATAGTAGATACTTACTAATAAGTCAAGGTGCTCAAAGGAATATTATTCTCACCTGCTGTTCTCTGTTATCTTTCTGTAGGACACTGAAAATGGAGAAGAGTCagagaaaatgatcagcagaaaagaaaagagtctGGGTTTGCTTTGTCACAAGTTCCTCGCCCGCTACCCAGATTACCCAAACCCTGCCCTCAACAATGACATCTGCCTGGACGATGTGGCCACTGAGCTCAGTATgtcttctgtctcactctttgtTGTCTCTTTAACTTAAAGCAATTATACAGTGTAATGGCAGCAGGTAATTGTTGCTTTTCTAACTCTTCAATCTataatttttgtttctgtgtcattGTGTTTCACACGTTTTCTTTTCGTCTGCACAGACGTGGAGCGCCGGCGCATCTACGACATCATGAACGTGCTGGAGAGCCTGCACATGGTGAGCCGCTCTGCAAAGAACCGCTACACGTGGCACGGCCGGTCCAAACTGGCCCAGACTCTGGCCATTTTGAAGCATGTGGGCGAGGTGCACCGGTACGGTCAGCAGATGCAGCAGATCCGGCAGCGTCTCCTGGACAAGGAGTTCGACTTTGATGGCGAGGAGAAGGAGAACAAGGAGGCCGTGGACTTGGAGAGCGGGGAGCAGGGACAGAAGGAGCTCTTCTTTGTGGAGCTTCCAGGCGTAGAGTTCAAAGCAGGTGAGAAGCTGGAGAGTCTTCTGTAATAGGTCTGGCCCACAGTACTGCACAAATACTGCTTCATAGAATTAAATATATAAGATGTAAGTACAGCAACATgctattttaattatttatattaatgCTAAATTTCCACGTCCCAACCTGCTATTGGTCCCGTTCAGCCTCTGTTAACAGTCGGAAGGACAAATCTCTGCGGGTGATGAGCCAGAAGTTCGTCATGCTCTTTCTGGTGTCAAATCCTCGCGTGGTCAGTCTGGACGTGGCAGCGAAGATCCTGATCGGAGAGGACCAGGGTGCTGACCAAGACAAGAACAAGTTCAAGAGTGAGTACAGAGCCTGTCAGATAAACCTGTTCTTCAGTATTAGACAGGGTCAAAACAAAATGGTGCTGATGTGTGGTTTTTAGATGTCATCTTGGAGAAGAGTCTCCTGGCATCTatgggttttttgtgtgtttgttgttgttgacaccCTGTGCTGGCAGTAGATAATCGTGCTGTTTGCTCATGTGTTTGCAGCCAAAGTGCGCCGGCTCTATGATATAGCTAATGTGCTGCGGAGCCTGAAGCTCATCGAGAAGGTCCACGTGacggaggagagggggaggaagccGGCCTTCGAATGGGTCGGGCTCGTAGAATTCCCTCAAGTCAAAGGTATCGCCGGACCTCTTTCCCATTTAGGTTTTGGAAGTTTTATCTTAACGGTATTCTTGTCATATGCATGAACTACCGCATAAGCTGAAATACATTTCAGGACTTTCAGTTTCTCTTGACTTGTAATTTCCtgtaatattattaatattattaatattaatattaatattattactcTCGTTTCAGACTTGGAGCTCCCCACATCCGAGTCCCcgtcaaagaagaaaaatgtgctgGAGACACGCACGTCTGTAGACAACTGTGCCAAAAACCTCTTTTCATCACCCGGGACGAAACGCAGTTTCACCCGACATCCCTCCCTCATAAAGCTGGCAAAGAGCATTCAGGACGACCGACGCAAGATCAACTCAGCCCCCAGCAGCCCTGTCAAGAGTGCGCTCGGTGAGTATAGAGGATGTCACTGCTGTGGTGTATGTTCGTAGATAGGGAGATGACACTTACATCcaatcttttcttcttttggtcTTCAGGCGATTCGTCAAACACAGACTTCCCAAACAAAATGGCTCAGCTTGCTGCCATCTGTAAGATCGAACTTGACCAGGAGTCTGTGTAAGtttggttctgttcagactttTATTCAGCCCGACGATCATAAACTGACCTGCTGTTTTCAGCTCCCCCACCACAGATTTTATAATGGGGTCATTGCATTAAATGAGAGTGCTCTGTTCTGCTTCTGTTCCAGGACTGGAGCTGAAAATCCaaagcctgctgctgctgctgctgagttggACGCAGCTGCTGTGAAGCCACAGCCAAACTCCTCTAATTCAATGGAACCACCTCAGGCA contains:
- the e2f8 gene encoding transcription factor E2F8 isoform X2 translates to MLVHDKCVALKKRWTMSSTTPECQNLTQKSLSKDDGFVAPQVLVTTPKKLFGTCAVSAENQQTMGPLTTPKKGREVGSIDPWTPTSNLKMLISAASPDIRNREKELCMDNDGREGLDCTPDTENGEESEKMISRKEKSLGLLCHKFLARYPDYPNPALNNDICLDDVATELNVERRRIYDIMNVLESLHMVSRSAKNRYTWHGRSKLAQTLAILKHVGEVHRYGQQMQQIRQRLLDKEFDFDGEEKENKEAVDLESGEQGQKELFFVELPGVEFKAASVNSRKDKSLRVMSQKFVMLFLVSNPRVVSLDVAAKILIGEDQGADQDKNKFKTKVRRLYDIANVLRSLKLIEKVHVTEERGRKPAFEWVGLVEFPQVKDLELPTSESPSKKKNVLETRTSVDNCAKNLFSSPGTKRSFTRHPSLIKLAKSIQDDRRKINSAPSSPVKSALGDSSNTDFPNKMAQLAAICKIELDQESVTGAENPKPAAAAAELDAAAVKPQPNSSNSMEPPQAPLLTPTQEPGVSTTVHLTPCTPLAAQPAGSVAYIPAQCSPLIPVLLPQQRGSGPYAVYLHPSSLRPNPLARPQPTSLAVRSMTFEDKTGQSPTDQSAAKSQPAPRASDVSPKVLKRLHSDSARESSPSKAKRADHNFKDTSPKLCDILQVRLKGRRTNQLSSRPSPRALHLDPEFVNTPGGATASQTLEQSLETFLDREDKTINSDSEAGLTPVRAVPLTPGHLHTETLVPAGYLIPISQHSLISYKETQGSGGESNKAPTPTYNIYQTPTAGSRPAPAQEITPTSVRLHRPAAGAADSPCTAQQSRRLHSPSPAIINFTMQNLGLISGSSPGNAFAAPQTPERANTLSSPLPGPLALQQRGMVFIKPVSPLPVQQSVSAQPVALISVQQPLMTTPKGTGLPQHSFFHTPVPLSPLAAVVTTGGHSGPKTVYIPQRKLDVTTEDS
- the e2f8 gene encoding transcription factor E2F8 isoform X3, giving the protein MSSTTPECQNLTQKSLSKDDGFVAPQVLVTTPKKLFGTCAVSAENQQTMGPLTTPKKGREVGSIDPWTPTSNLKMLISAASPDIRNREKELCMDNDGREGLDCTPDTENGEESEKMISRKEKSLGLLCHKFLARYPDYPNPALNNDICLDDVATELNVERRRIYDIMNVLESLHMVSRSAKNRYTWHGRSKLAQTLAILKHVGEVHRYGQQMQQIRQRLLDKEFDFDGEEKENKEAVDLESGEQGQKELFFVELPGVEFKAASVNSRKDKSLRVMSQKFVMLFLVSNPRVVSLDVAAKILIGEDQGADQDKNKFKTKVRRLYDIANVLRSLKLIEKVHVTEERGRKPAFEWVGLVEFPQVKDLELPTSESPSKKKNVLETRTSVDNCAKNLFSSPGTKRSFTRHPSLIKLAKSIQDDRRKINSAPSSPVKSALGDSSNTDFPNKMAQLAAICKIELDQESVTGAENPKPAAAAAELDAAAVKPQPNSSNSMEPPQAPLLTPTQEPGVSTTVHLTPCTPLAAQPAGSVAYIPAQCSPLIPVLLPQQRGSGPYAVYLHPSSLRPNPLARPQPTSLAVRSMTFEDKTGQSPTDQSAAKSQPAPRASDVSPKVLKRLHSDSARESSPSKAKRADHNFKDTSPKLCDILQVRLKGRRTNQLSSRPSPRALHLDPEFVNTPGGATASQTLEQSLETFLDREDKTINSDSEAGLTPVRAVPLTPGHLHTETLVPAGYLIPISQHSLISYKETQGSGGESNKAPTPTYNIYQTPTAAGSRPAPAQEITPTSVRLHRPAAGAADSPCTAQQSRRLHSPSPAIINFTMQNLGLISGSSPGNAFAAPQTPERANTLSSPLPGPLALQQRGMVFIKPVSPLPVQQSVSAQPVALISVQQPLMTTPKGTGLPQHSFFHTPVPLSPLAAVVTTGGHSGPKTVYIPQRKLDVTTEDS
- the e2f8 gene encoding transcription factor E2F8 isoform X1; protein product: MLVHDKCVALKKRWTMSSTTPECQNLTQKSLSKDDGFVAPQVLVTTPKKLFGTCAVSAENQQTMGPLTTPKKGREVGSIDPWTPTSNLKMLISAASPDIRNREKELCMDNDGREGLDCTPDTENGEESEKMISRKEKSLGLLCHKFLARYPDYPNPALNNDICLDDVATELNVERRRIYDIMNVLESLHMVSRSAKNRYTWHGRSKLAQTLAILKHVGEVHRYGQQMQQIRQRLLDKEFDFDGEEKENKEAVDLESGEQGQKELFFVELPGVEFKAASVNSRKDKSLRVMSQKFVMLFLVSNPRVVSLDVAAKILIGEDQGADQDKNKFKTKVRRLYDIANVLRSLKLIEKVHVTEERGRKPAFEWVGLVEFPQVKDLELPTSESPSKKKNVLETRTSVDNCAKNLFSSPGTKRSFTRHPSLIKLAKSIQDDRRKINSAPSSPVKSALGDSSNTDFPNKMAQLAAICKIELDQESVTGAENPKPAAAAAELDAAAVKPQPNSSNSMEPPQAPLLTPTQEPGVSTTVHLTPCTPLAAQPAGSVAYIPAQCSPLIPVLLPQQRGSGPYAVYLHPSSLRPNPLARPQPTSLAVRSMTFEDKTGQSPTDQSAAKSQPAPRASDVSPKVLKRLHSDSARESSPSKAKRADHNFKDTSPKLCDILQVRLKGRRTNQLSSRPSPRALHLDPEFVNTPGGATASQTLEQSLETFLDREDKTINSDSEAGLTPVRAVPLTPGHLHTETLVPAGYLIPISQHSLISYKETQGSGGESNKAPTPTYNIYQTPTAAGSRPAPAQEITPTSVRLHRPAAGAADSPCTAQQSRRLHSPSPAIINFTMQNLGLISGSSPGNAFAAPQTPERANTLSSPLPGPLALQQRGMVFIKPVSPLPVQQSVSAQPVALISVQQPLMTTPKGTGLPQHSFFHTPVPLSPLAAVVTTGGHSGPKTVYIPQRKLDVTTEDS